From a single Fulvivirga ulvae genomic region:
- a CDS encoding OmpH family outer membrane protein has product MKKILVFFLALFSIANVYGQKFGYVDTDYVLNKMPEYKEAQQEIDKLSKGWQEEIKEMSGKIESMYNELQAEEVLLTAEMKKDRLAEIKKREDELKEYQKKIFGFEGLFFLKKKELVKPVQDKVFDAIEKVCKDQRLAIMFDKAGDLVMIYTDPRHDYTDYVLEELGLGDPNDVIK; this is encoded by the coding sequence ATGAAAAAGATATTGGTTTTTTTTCTGGCACTATTTTCGATTGCTAATGTTTATGGGCAAAAGTTTGGCTATGTTGATACCGACTATGTGCTGAACAAAATGCCTGAGTATAAAGAGGCTCAGCAGGAGATTGATAAACTTTCCAAGGGATGGCAAGAGGAGATAAAAGAGATGTCAGGGAAAATAGAATCAATGTATAATGAACTGCAGGCGGAAGAGGTTCTGCTTACCGCGGAGATGAAGAAGGATCGTTTGGCAGAGATAAAGAAAAGGGAGGATGAACTGAAGGAATATCAAAAGAAGATATTCGGTTTTGAAGGACTCTTTTTTCTGAAAAAGAAAGAATTAGTAAAGCCGGTGCAGGACAAGGTTTTTGATGCTATTGAAAAAGTATGCAAAGATCAAAGGCTGGCCATTATGTTTGATAAGGCTGGAGATCTTGTTATGATATATACAGATCCCAGGCACGATTATACAGACTATGTGCTGGAGGAATTAGGTCTTGGTGACCCGAATGATGTAATTAAGTAA
- a CDS encoding OmpH family outer membrane protein, producing MRNKLLLTVIALTFFGLAAVQAQSALKIAYADVDYILSEMPEAKQVESELKAHNTQLQNQLQAKYQEYQQKLQAYQQGAATMVDAIRQEKETELAQLEQRIQKFQQDAQSSMQKKSTDLMQPLYTKVGNNIEAVAKENGYAYVLNGQVGGIDVVLYADEKYDISDLVLKKMGITPSSN from the coding sequence ATGAGAAACAAATTATTATTAACGGTAATAGCACTTACTTTTTTTGGTCTGGCGGCCGTTCAGGCACAGTCTGCATTGAAAATTGCCTATGCTGATGTAGATTACATCTTGAGCGAAATGCCTGAAGCAAAGCAAGTGGAGTCTGAACTAAAAGCCCACAACACCCAGTTGCAGAACCAGCTACAGGCTAAGTACCAGGAATACCAACAAAAGTTGCAAGCCTATCAGCAAGGTGCTGCTACCATGGTTGATGCCATAAGACAGGAGAAGGAGACGGAATTGGCACAGCTCGAGCAAAGAATACAGAAGTTCCAGCAGGATGCACAAAGCTCTATGCAAAAGAAATCAACTGACTTAATGCAGCCTCTTTATACTAAAGTGGGAAATAATATTGAAGCAGTAGCAAAGGAAAACGGATATGCTTATGTACTTAACGGTCAGGTAGGAGGAATTGATGTGGTTCTTTACGCTGATGAGAAATATGATATCAGTGATCTTGTATTGAAGAAAATGGGAATCACCCCTTCTTCAAATTAA
- a CDS encoding S66 peptidase family protein: MSESPSKLEGLFYFSGMHKQPESLRKGDKVGVVAPSRVITEMQMEKAFEIFGSWGLEVIRGDALFAKAGYFAGTDSERREDLQRMLDDPDIKAIFCARGGYGMTRVIDQLDLSNIVSKPKWVIGFSDITALHLALNRKKVESIHGLMPVQYNYMGVEQSLSSLRQLLFEGMVDYEIAFNAKNKQGACTAEIVGGNLSLVVESLGTPTEIDTDKKILILEEIDEYLYKIDRMFMQLSRSGKLRNLAGVIVGDFSQMKDTQIPFGKSVLDLIAAHLEELDIPVAYNFPVGHEARNLAIPLGRKMHLEVLKDTVRLRDAV; this comes from the coding sequence TTGAGCGAAAGCCCTTCCAAACTGGAAGGGCTTTTTTATTTTAGTGGTATGCATAAACAACCAGAATCATTAAGAAAAGGAGATAAAGTGGGGGTTGTGGCTCCTTCACGAGTAATAACTGAAATGCAAATGGAAAAAGCTTTTGAGATTTTCGGCTCATGGGGGCTGGAAGTAATCAGGGGAGATGCTTTGTTTGCCAAAGCAGGTTACTTTGCTGGAACCGATAGTGAAAGAAGGGAGGATTTGCAGCGAATGTTAGATGATCCTGATATTAAAGCGATATTCTGTGCGCGGGGAGGTTATGGCATGACACGTGTTATTGATCAGCTGGACCTTAGTAATATCGTTAGTAAACCAAAATGGGTGATTGGGTTCAGTGATATTACCGCTTTGCACCTGGCCTTAAATCGCAAGAAAGTAGAAAGTATACATGGCCTTATGCCTGTACAATATAATTACATGGGAGTGGAGCAGTCACTTTCTTCACTCAGACAGCTTCTGTTTGAAGGTATGGTAGATTACGAAATAGCTTTCAATGCTAAGAATAAGCAAGGAGCCTGTACAGCAGAGATAGTGGGAGGTAATCTCTCCTTGGTTGTGGAAAGCTTAGGCACACCCACTGAAATTGATACAGATAAAAAGATACTTATACTCGAAGAGATCGATGAGTATTTGTATAAAATTGATCGTATGTTTATGCAGCTGAGCAGGTCAGGGAAATTGAGAAATCTTGCAGGGGTTATTGTCGGAGATTTCTCTCAGATGAAGGATACACAAATACCTTTTGGCAAATCAGTGTTGGATTTAATAGCAGCTCATCTTGAAGAATTAGACATACCCGTGGCCTACAATTTTCCGGTTGGGCATGAGGCCAGAAATTTGGCTATACCTTTAGGCAGAAAAATGCATCTTGAAGTTCTGAAAGATACAGTGAGGCTGCGCGATGCTGTTTAA
- a CDS encoding DUF4202 domain-containing protein, with the protein MTRFLKVIAAIDDINRQDPRLELHNGEHFPKEYLYSLRMSQMLQLYDKDADELLKIAAHGQHIKRWIIPRSDYSMDRKGYLSWRTQLKLMHGSLLRDIMQTHDYQEKDTESVVNMVIKKKLKSDEPTKKLEDVVCLVFLQYYFKDFATQHPTQKVLDILRKTWNKMSVKGRALAMELDISDDSKKLISKALTDSD; encoded by the coding sequence ATGACCAGATTTTTAAAGGTAATAGCAGCTATAGATGACATCAACAGGCAAGACCCAAGGCTAGAATTGCATAATGGAGAACATTTCCCAAAGGAATACCTGTACAGTTTGCGTATGAGCCAGATGTTGCAATTGTACGATAAAGATGCTGATGAACTACTAAAAATTGCCGCACACGGCCAGCATATCAAAAGATGGATTATACCCCGAAGTGACTACTCTATGGATCGTAAAGGTTATTTAAGCTGGCGAACACAACTTAAACTCATGCACGGGTCGTTGTTAAGAGATATCATGCAAACGCATGATTACCAGGAAAAAGACACTGAAAGTGTCGTAAATATGGTGATCAAGAAAAAATTAAAATCAGACGAGCCCACGAAAAAGCTTGAAGATGTTGTCTGCCTGGTTTTTTTACAATACTATTTCAAAGATTTCGCGACACAGCATCCAACTCAAAAGGTACTTGATATTCTCAGAAAAACCTGGAATAAAATGTCCGTTAAAGGGCGGGCATTAGCCATGGAGCTGGATATTTCAGATGACAGCAAGAAATTGATTTCAAAAGCCCTGACAGACAGCGATTAA